In Snodgrassella alvi wkB2, the DNA window ATTATTTGATTTATTCAAGAATTGTATGCGAGTTTGGTTGGGGAGCGGGCAGCAGCCGGATTGGCCGGATGGTACTGCGGTGACTATCGGTAATTTTGACGGGGTTCATTGCGGGCACCGGCATATTTTGATGCGTTTGCGTCAGGAAGCCGGACAGCGCGGGCTTAGTTCGGTGGTGATGATGTTCGAGCCGCAACCACAGGAATTTTTTGCGCAGCAGGCAGGGAAAACTTTGCCGTTTCGTCTGACTCCGCTACGCGATAAGCTGGATCTGCTTGCTGCAAGCGGCTGTGTTGATGCGGTTTATGTTGTGCGGTTTAATCAGCAGTTTGCAGCTATGCAACCGATGGATTTTATCAGTCAGATGTTGGTCAGGCATTTGCACACGCGCTATTTGCTGGTAGGTGATGATTTCCGCTTCGGTACACGGCGCAGCGGTGATTTTACTTTATTGCAGGCGCAGAATGAGTTTGTTACTGAGCACACGCCTTCAATTGTGGTTGAAGATGTGCGCGCATCCAGTACTGCGGTGCGGATGGCACTGGCTTCAGGTAATCTGGCTTATGCACAGTTGTTGCTGGGGCACGAGTATACGCTGAGTGGTCGTGTGAAGCACGGGGCTAAACTGGGGCGTGAACTGGGTTGTCCTACTGCTAATGTGCATTTACCGGCTTTGCACTATGCTCTGAACGGGGTATTTGTGGTCGATGTATCCGGAGCTTTCGGGCGTAAGCGCGGGGTAGCCAGTTTTGGTAAAAACCCGACTGTGTCTTCGGGCAGTTTACAAAAGCTTGAAGTGCATATTTTTGATTGTGAAGATGATTTATACGGGCAGCGTTTACAGGTGCATTTTTTGCATAAGCTGCGCGATGAGCTGAAGTTTGAATCGCTGGCTGCGTTACAGACGCAGATTTTTGCTGATATGGAAGCTGCCCGAATATGGCAGGCTGCCTGAATAGCAGGATTATGTTCGGGTGGCCGTAAAATTTATTGAACTGAATTTATTCTGAATATTAAAAGTTAAATATATTTTAAAGAGAAAGTCATGACTGACTATAGTAAAACAGTAAATTTATTGGATACGCCGTTTCCAATGCGCGGTAATCTGGCCAAGCGTGAAGGCGGCTGGCTGAAATCTTGGTATGAACAGAAGCGTTATCAGAAACTGCGTAAATTGGCAGCGGGAAGACCTAAGTTTATTCTGCATGATGGTCCTCCATATGCAAATGGTGATATTCATATCGGCCATGCTGTAAATAAGGTATTGAAGGATATTATTATCCGGAGTAAGACGCTGGCTGGTTTTGATGCACCATATGTTCCGGGCTGGGATTGTCACGGTTTGCCGATTGAGCTG includes these proteins:
- the ribF gene encoding bifunctional riboflavin kinase/FAD synthetase, with translation MRVWLGSGQQPDWPDGTAVTIGNFDGVHCGHRHILMRLRQEAGQRGLSSVVMMFEPQPQEFFAQQAGKTLPFRLTPLRDKLDLLAASGCVDAVYVVRFNQQFAAMQPMDFISQMLVRHLHTRYLLVGDDFRFGTRRSGDFTLLQAQNEFVTEHTPSIVVEDVRASSTAVRMALASGNLAYAQLLLGHEYTLSGRVKHGAKLGRELGCPTANVHLPALHYALNGVFVVDVSGAFGRKRGVASFGKNPTVSSGSLQKLEVHIFDCEDDLYGQRLQVHFLHKLRDELKFESLAALQTQIFADMEAARIWQAA